attaaaatccgtttactgtcggtctgtctgtcatacctatTCTCTCAGAAatagttactcctattgatacgaaatttgatagaaaggtggacCATTGAACCCttcgcatgcagtgagtgatatagtCACTTCGAATTGAATGGGGGTGCCcacaccatacatgcaaaagaaatgaatacattttttttcaccgagtatagtaATGTGGGGACACAATAgtttttaaggacgcggtgcgactttcccttaacagaataataatggtcatgaggggtatcaaacgagaggttttgattattactttttgacactgatattagttttgacattggcaaagaggagtgcgggggtccgaaaagagtcagttacttcaagaacccgttctcagaaactatccaacctaaatatctgaaaagaaatatggtggtccacgcACATGGTATTTACGTCTCAAAGTACTCATTATCCCGATACCTGTTAGCCTGTTAGCCGATTCCAAGCCCGATTTTGAAAGAAGGAGGGATGGAAGGCTTCCGTCTGAATGgctgaagaactggaggggcccaggtctggatcgggtgcagaacaaaaagttcaccaatatatatggtcggttggcacacagcataaatccgGTCATTAGTCTGTcgcaggaatttccacccttcttcaCTGCAGGGATTACCTACATTATGCCTAAGAAAGacatggtgcaggaccccgctgacacaagatcgattacttgcttactaacCATCTTCAAACTCATAACGAGTCCCTTACATgctgctgtttgtaaggcagactgtgggttgatacttaacttgaaggatcgatttttcaatcctctgagtgggttgAATTcgtaccaagagcggatcgatgaatgaaagtcgaaggcaatgccgACTGTTAGgtaacaagacgggtcgcttcgcgtatattattgatgttttgCAACatagaacggaaatacgtggagaagaagatgaaataTTGGCCACTGGCTTGgggaatcaaagaaatttggcatatcgagcgggtggttgtagttcccataatattgtcaactataGGTATTGTAGCTAAATTCCTCATGGCTTCCTTTGATATCCTGGCACTCTCACAGTCAAACCATGGAGAGATATTGTTTTTttgtgggagtagggtaggtgaatgcggttacgcacagagtgttggactcccgcaacagtacgttggcggactaccaactaagcacctctctgtcatcagagaactagcgtggaaccgtttgacacattacttcgggctagccctcccgctctcccggctttgggagccttcattaggtatttaaccgctggttttgactcaatagtcaactcgccgatcgatatgggacgcaaggtcggaattctccttctggtgaagatgactacttcggttttttccagagcAAGGCTGAAATCGTgagcagttatccatccgcttactcgccGTATCAAtatgttttgcgcctgttcaacagtgcgtccggcaacaagtgccataacgtcatctgcataaccgaccatctattataagaagcgttccagagcaGGAAttagtctttcagataatccctcaatatccgcaagagatagcttggcacgagAAATGAGTttttagtgtgcctagcatatctgtccatcttacggaattgaaggcatttctgacatcaagcgttatgaggtgcACTATTCGTCTAGATCGACGGCTGTGTGCCTTAGCTCGATGaaccggcagcgcggatcgcttcagccagTCTACTCCTCTCAAGCACTTTtctggccgtgtcaagcattcacagcggtcggtatgcagatgggagctccgggtctcctttacccttactgatcaatgcAAGTCtgcccactttccagcgacgaggaaaaatgccctccttcaagcaagcattgaacgcttcaagcagcaattctggccgttggcggaacaccagtttgtaaacttccgctaggatgccatcagggcctggcgccttcttatttttcattgtgagaatcgcttcttcgagctctctcattgtgaaaagggggcaatcctcgacgctttccgcgctatttacatcaacccgtactgggtatctggggaacaatgcccacaCAATGCAGtctatctggtcggtacttagtgtgCAGGGCCTCCGGAGAGGCCCGATTTTcctggtgacaagcttatagccaagtccccacgggttctcattcacctcgttagcaagtttctgccagccgcgagatttgcttttatttatagccctgcggagtctcctctttgcagatctatattgtgcctttatggcacatgcctcctcattggcgtgcaaacgttgtgccaaacggtggaggctatgacactccctccgtaggtagGCAAtctctgccgtccaccagtacatggaAGGCTTGTCGTGCCTggagcccctccggggcatgaaaGCCTCACCAccgccgttatcaggttcatcactgaatttacgacgaccCTCCAGCGCgaccctgcctgctccaagagcttcgacgaaatTCCTGATGTTCACcatcgcgacattccacacgcagggcgAGCGTTGccttggtgctcgccggcaagtagtgtGAACcaattcgaacgcgatgtactggtgaccacttgccgagaagtcttctaggcctcgccacccgtccaccgatgatgccagagattccgacgcaaaagtgaagtcaggaatgcttccttcaaagcctgggtgccgaaacgttggcgtggatccggtgtttaaaactacgagcccggttctcgccgccatttgcagaatccatttctctctggagtctgactgaagcATGcgtcattcaagagccctggcattaaaatcacctcctaccaggattcgtccgtccgtgctcgaaactgcgtcttccagagcatcaagccggcgccgaaaatcCACCATCGTCTCGTTCTGCGCCAGGTAAACGATAAGTCAAGCCATGAgaccgggtccttgtttcggtattgctcgctaatcagcactagatcagcaattatttccgcagcgaactgtgctagcaactggtgagcggttgcactcccgtgcatgttaatttgtaaaatgcggatcatgccgttcgcgccctagccctctccaattccgctctgaagatttgacaccgtcccgagcccgcagtgtgtgcgacgctctcaccagacgcgccaggATCCCTGCAGAAAACACAATTCCCACTTTCATTGCATGTCTTCACTTGATGACCCACTCAGCCGCCCCtctggcatgctgtcctcctttCCGGTcctttgcaagctgctgacgtttatccatagtccagacaaatgtagcacttggtggggattatccgcattcgcaccctgcattctacccatccgattttgattctcccgctactaaggagtttcctcacatattgctcggggacttccaccacggcgagcttttggcctcgagcatttacagaggtgatgccTACCCGGGGCagtggttacctctggacattcacgctttatcgcctcctctacttcgaccttttctagaGAGagataccattctgcatacgtgctcgatattgcgaGAAGTTCTCAATGGATTcttccattgacctaccaccggccactaccaccaacgcccctttataattaagtaggtaggatcatccgagcttgaatgcttggcacttcgtgctagtattaTGTAAAAtcaggcatctgccgagattgtgacaactattaccatatttattataagtatattccCTAGAAAAAGACTGGGTACCCCCAAGTTTTATCCTAGAAacttttgtagtaatataggctatactaaTATGCGTGAtactactaaatttggtgggaatcgcactatAACGTATACAGTCAAATTTGCCACTTTGGTGCAATTTCTTGCATTGTAAGATTTTCAATATCAATATCGCACAAAAGTGAATCATcaagcaacaaccggtatccggtctaggcctgccctaataaggaactccagacatcccggttttgcaccgaggttccccaattcgatatccctaaaagctgtctggcgtaggtcaggcctacgccatcgctccattttaggcagggtctgcctcgtcttctttttataccatagatattgctcttatagactttccgggtgggatcgttctcatccatacggattaagtgacccgcccactgaaacctattgaaccggattttatccacaaccggacggtcatggtatcgctcatagatgtcgtcgttatgtaggctacggaatcgtccatcctcatgtagggagccaaaaattcttctgaggatttttctctccgacgcggccaagagttcgcaattcttcttgctaagaactcaagtttccgaggaatatatgaagaCTGACAaaaccattgtcttgtacagtaagagctttgagctgaaatagggtctgttggctgacaacaaccgtgcgcggatttcatcatcgtagctgttatcgattgtgattttcgaccctagatacgagaaattgtcaacggtttcaaagttgtattctcctatccttattcttcctgtttgaccagtgaggtttgatgttgttggttgattcgtcttcggtgctgacgttgccaccatatactttttcgtgccttcattgatgtgcagcccaagatctcgcactaatcgccgcctgctcgatctggatgaaggcagtttgtacatctcgggtggttcttcccatgaagtcgatatcgtcagcataggccagtagttgggtggacttaaagaggatcgtagctcttgcatttacctcagcatcacggatcactttctccaggaccaggttaaggaggacgcatgataggcatcTCCTTatggtagaccgttgttgatgtcgaatggtcttgagagtgatcctgctgcttttatctggcctcgcacattggtcagttagtcttattaatttcgtcggggtaccgaattctctcatggccgtgtacagttttaccctggctacgctatcataggcggctttaaagtcgatgaacagatggtgcaacttttgtccatattccaacagtttttccattgcttgcggcagagagaaaatctgatctgttgctgatttgcctggagtgaagcctctttggtatgggccaatgatgttctgggcgtatgaggctatccggcctagcaagatagtggagaatattttatagatggtactcaacaacgtgatacctctataattgctgcactgtgtgatatctctctttttctgtatgagacagataatgcctcgttgccaatcgtcaggcattggttcgctgtcccataccttgagcacaagttgatgaaccacttggtgtaactggtcgcctccatatttaaccaattcggctgtaattctatcggctcctggcgacttatgattttttaaccgatgaattgcacggactgtttctcctaaacttggaggTGGCAGTgttcgtccgtcgtcttcagttggcgggacctccaattcgccgatgttctggttgctcagtagctcattaaagtactcaacccatcgctccaacatgcccattcagtcggaaatcgaatttccctctttgtctcggcaggatgagcatcgaggtgtataaggctaaaCTGAATAGTTTGATAAACTAaattcataaacattacgagaaataaagaaaacctttcatacctgaagtgttcagcttccagtttcccgactggtttataCATTGTTGAGATAGATAAGCCACGTTTCAAGGGAGGAGTAATGTTTAGATTGTAAGTTACTTtgataataaataatttgaattgaaatttgaatttgaaaagttcAGTTATGTTCGTTACCAGCCATGTTTACAAAATGAATGGTGACCTGTATTAGTTAACCGCACAATTACATGTTAATATACATTTCATTGCAAATTTATACAACCCCTTTTGAAGGTCTCATGATCAGTTATTCTCTCGGTCGCATTATAGGTTCTTGAATGACTTCTTGTGCAACTTGGCATTATTCCTTTGGTAATTTATTAGCGTCTTATCTCTTTATGTTTGCTTTAAATTACTTTATTCAACTACAATTTATCAATTACACAAAAGTTCCCGACAATTATGAAGTAAAATTTACTATCGTAGGTACTCGTAGTTTCTACATCACAAGGGATGTGCGAACAACAACTACCAGAAAAACAAATAGGCACTACACCCTATTTGCTTTACAAACTGGCTCAAATACATTCGGGAGTGCACAGGCATACatagatatataataataacattttGGTATCCAAGCTTAGATGAAAGTTAATATTGTTCATGGCTTTAAAAATCTGATTGAAATGGTGGTGGTTGAAACCATAATGCAACAATTAACAATATATACACCAAGGTATATTCCAACATATCACCAAAAAATTTAAGATTCGATCACTTATGTCATTTGTAGGCAGAAGAGAGAAGTGCATTATTTTCAGGAAAAGATATTTAATTTAAGTTTCCCATAACATTTTTACGGAATCAACTTTCCCCGAGTAACGTGTTTCAACAACACTTCTTCTTGATTGAAGTACATTCCATGTAGGAATGTTGTTTCCACAACAAAGTTTAAAGCTGGAATATAGCTAGGCAAATACTGCTCCGGGAAGGACAAATTACGAACATAGTATGTGCTTTTGGGAATAGGGCATGAAGAGGGAAAGTTTGTAGTTTGAAGGAACGACTCCCGGAAGACGGCCCAAATCTTATTCGTGATTGATATCTGGTCGCAATAATCTCGGGTTGAATAAAGCGCATAGAAAGTGCGTTGCCTGTGAATCAGGTCCATTTTAACTCTTGACTTCATTGTTTTCAGCTCCTTCTTTAAATCGAATACGACATTGATAGTTCTATCATCGGTGAGCCATGTAGTTCCGTTTGCTAATTTTTTATCGAAATCAAAACTGAGCTGTGTGATGTGCACTCGTGGACGAccctgaaattaaattaaatgagaCTTGAGCGAAAGCGTGTTAATTCTAGAAGATTTTTGTACTAACCTCAATCGGTGTAAAGATGCTAGGACCAAAAAATAAGGGCCAAAGAAAAATATTGACAATGGCAGAGAGAAGATACATTCGGGATATTTGGAGAACGCTCTCAATCTAATGTAAACGATGCATTACTTTGCAATTTTCCCGGCAAACAAGACATAAGCTCCATTTCCGATTATCGTTAAATCGAACGTTGCCAATCCAAGATCCACCGCAATACAAACAATTGTGTTGCTGATGTATTATGAGATAATTTGGCTAAAAATAGCAGCAAATTATTAGCAATATTCATTCATTGGGtattaaaattatataaactggagtaaatttggaaaaaaaattacgggGCTTCACCATTTTTGTGGCGACTATGATTTATGGTACTGCTATTCGAAAAAAAGTCggcaaatttaaattaattttaaaggtGATAATAAAGAAAAATGTTGATTAAAGTACaaagatacatacatatgcaccTCTATCCAGGACACCTTCACTCATGTCAGTTAGACTTTTACCGGCGGAAGACTCGGGGAACATGCACGTTTTTGCCTTCATTTACAATgcaatttttaaagtttagtATGAATTAAAACCCTGTTAAAGTTGGCTTgccgtctgtccgtccgtctgcctgtctactTGACTGTCTGCCATATGTATTTTCCCAG
The DNA window shown above is from Hermetia illucens chromosome 5, iHerIll2.2.curated.20191125, whole genome shotgun sequence and carries:
- the LOC119656692 gene encoding uncharacterized protein LOC119656692; translated protein: MYLLSAIVNIFLWPLFFGPSIFTPIEGRPRVHITQLSFDFDKKLANGTTWLTDDRTINVVFDLKKELKTMKSRVKMDLIHRQRTFYALYSTRDYCDQISITNKIWAVFRESFLQTTNFPSSCPIPKSTYYVRNLSFPEQYLPSYIPALNFVVETTFLHGMYFNQEEVLLKHVTRGKLIP